One Schistocerca cancellata isolate TAMUIC-IGC-003103 chromosome 1, iqSchCanc2.1, whole genome shotgun sequence genomic region harbors:
- the LOC126168940 gene encoding retinol dehydrogenase 13-like, protein MVWKPTKPMVILSAIGTAVGGSLFIKEYTGGPKYENKTRADGKVVIITGANTGIGKETARELALRGATVVMACRDIQKCEKSRHEIVLESKNKYVYCRTCDLASLASIRKFCERFKNEHKRLDILINNAGVMRCPLSRTKDGIETQLGVNHMGHFLLTNLLLDIIKASAPSRIINISSIAHKRGKINIEDLNSEKQYDPGEAYNQSKLANVLFTKELAKRLEGTGVTVNAVHPGIVDTDITRHMSFYNSSISAIFLKPFVKLFIKSPRKGAQTTIYVALDESLQNVSGKYFSNCKEEDVGPQGKEDVTAKWLWLVSEKWTKLNI, encoded by the exons AGAATATACTGGAGGTCCTAAATACGAAAATAAAACACGTGCTGATGGCAAGGTAGTAATAATTACCGGTGCTAACACAGGAATTGGGAAGGAGACAGCTCGAGAACTTGCACTCCGAGGAGCCACTGTTGTCATGGCATGTCGTGACATTCAAAAGTGTGAAAAG TCAAGACATGAAATCGTTCTCGAAAGCAAGAATAAGTATGTATATTGCAGAACATGTGACTTGGCATCGTTAGCATCTATTCGAAAATTTTGTGAAAGATTTAAAAATG AGCACAAAAGACTTGATATACTAATCAACAATGCTGGAGTAATGAGGTGTCCTCtttcaagaactaaagatggaattGAAACACAGCTTGGAGTGAATCACATGGGTCATTTTTTATTGACTAACTTGTTGCTAGATATAATCAAG GCTTCTGCACCAAGCAGGATAATTAATATATCAAGTATAGCACACAAACGAGGAAAAATAAACATAGAAGATCTAAACAGTGAGAAACAGTATGATCCTGGAGAAGCTTACAATCAGAGCAAGCTGGCAAATGTGCTTTTTACAAAGGAACTCGCAAAGAGACTGGAAG GCACAGGTGTGACGGTAAATGCTGTGCACCCTGGAATTGTTGATACAGATATAACTCGGCATATGAGCTTCTATAATAGCTCCATctcagccatttttttgaaaccatttgtgaaaTTGTTTATTAAAAGTCCAAGGAAAGGGGCACAAACGACAATTTATGTTGCATTGGATGAGTCTCTACAGAATGTTTCAGGAAAATATTTTAG taactgtaagGAAGAAGACGTTGGACCTCAAGGGAAAGAGGATGTAACAGCCAAATGGCTGTGGCTAGTTAGCGAGAAGTGGACAAAACTAAACATTTGA